The DNA sequence CAGCTATACCACACAATTAACATCGCTATGACGATCGCGATCGGGATTGAAATCGAAGGCAAAATATGAACTACAGCCAACATCAAGAAGTGATTCCAATTCGTCCGAGCAATGGTGTCAGCGTCTGCATCGGTAATCCCATGACCGTGGTTGGATCGCCGTCAACTTCAATTGACCAGCCTGCCTCAAGTCGGTCCGCTAGATTGTAGCCACCAGCTTTGCCCTGCCAATCATCGCTTTCTATATATTGACGAATGGCATGCGCATTGAGGCGACCGAGATTAACACGTGTACGATCAACAAAGAGACATCTTTTAAATTGCTCAGCACCAAGTAAACAGACACCAGTCAATGTCTCATGACTACGGCCCTGTAACAGATCAATCATTCCATACGCTTCATCGCGTGTCTTTGGCTGTCCAAGACACGACCCATCAATCAAACAGAGTGTGTCTGCACCTAAGACGATGGCGTCTCTTTGCCCAGAGATTTGGTACATCGTGCTCCACGCTTTGATATACGCCAGAGAAATGACCCAATCAGCTGCAACGACGTGCCCTTGCGACAATAGTCCCTCATCAATTGGCGATGGTGCAATGCTTGGTTCAAAACCAGCTTGGCGCAGGAGCATCTGCCTGCGCGGCGATCGACTAGCCAATACTAATTTCATGAGGCCTGTTCCTCGGTGGCTCGGGGCGCGACCCCCTTCGAAACCGCATGCAACGATGCTTCAACAACCTCATCGAGTTCAATGCGATCCATCCATAATGAACCAGGCTGGGTAGAGCGATAATTGACATTCTCCAATTCGTCACCATTAACGTGCTGCAGAACTGCATCTGATCGACCATATGGACCAACCTTCTCTGGATCCGTGGGCCCAAACAAAGCCACGATGGGCGTATTCAACCCAACAGCCATATGTAATGGCGCGGAGTCATTGGCAACAACTAATTGTGATGATTCAATCACCGCCATCGTCTGACCTACGGAGAAGCTTCCACAGCAATCATGCAACCTCAGCTCACCTTCATTGCCATGACGTACACCGACAATCTGAGATTGTTCACCTGGAGCCCCAATGATTACCACATGCTGTTTTCTACAAATGTCTTTTTCACTCAGTAGAGCGGCTGCTAAAAGTGACCACTTCTGAGTGGGCCAACGCTTGCTTGCCCACCGAGACGTTGGCGCCAGAACAACATATGGATCATCACCAATGCCAATTTCTTTGCGGTAGATGTTCCACCAAGCTGCATTTTTATCTGAAATGTATAACTGCATATCCTTGATGGCCGGCACATTGATCGTTTCAAGGATGGCAAGCATGCGATCAACTGTGTGAACACAGTGCCCGGTTTCCGCGCGACGGTTGTAACCTAACCAGGCCGCTTCTCGGGCCTGCCTGGAACCAACCCGAACACTGGCTCGCGTCACCCAGGTAAAAAACCCACTCCGACTCAGGCCTTGGCAATCAACAACTAGATCATAGTGCGCCTTATTGAGCGATTTGAGAAATCGACCCAGCCGCGCCGTCGTCGGAGGGTGGTACCACCATCGAGCCAGTTGCTTCCTTTCAAAACGCACACACCCATCCACTGCCGGGTGAGCATTGACCGCATCTTCAAATCCGTCTTGCACAAGCCAGTCGATATGTGCAGAGGGCCAGCGCTTCTTTAAACTTGCCGCCACGGGCACGGAACGACAGACGTCGCCAAGAGCGCTTGGACGGACGATCAAAATACGAGCAGGGTCAAGGGAAGAGAGCATGCCAGCACTTGGCTCCCGGTTCAGACCGATAAACCACCCTTTCATTCATTTCAAGGTGGATTACGTTATCTTCAAGCACCTTAACAACGATGTGGCACGAAGAGTGTCATATCCTTATAGGGTAGAGAATCATCTGAGATCATGATTGCGAACGATCCTAGCATTCTCTCAAATCACCTCAATGAGCCTTTGCTCATGTTTCCTGTAGTTTTCATCCATGGCACAAGACCAACCCAAAAATAGAGCCTCTTCCCATTCTGGTGATCTCGGGCAAGATCCCTCTGAACCACTCTCACTGGCTGATTCAGACACAGGGAAGCCACATGCACCGCAACCACCCTCTCCTGTGCCAACCCCACGACCAGTCATAGCGAGTCCTGAGGGCGCCACCACCACCGGAGGATTTGAGACGCTCATGGGCAAGCTGGTGATCTCCAGTGGCTTGGCGACTCCAGAAGAAGTCGAGCAATGCAATGAGGTGCTGAAAACCCGAACCGATCAAATTGGAGCAAGAACGCTGGCTGACTTGCTCGTTGAGCGATCCTACGTCACCGACCACCAACTCAGTCGCTTACGCGATGACTTTGAGGCCAAGAAATCGGGCCAACGAATTCCGGGCTACCGTATTCAACGCAAGCTTGGATCTGGAGCAATGGCGACCGTATTCCTCGCCCATCAACTCAGCCTCGATCGCCCCGTCGCCATTAAAGTGCTTCCAAAGAAGTTCTCTGACAATGTCAAGTTCATAGAGCGCTTCTACAAAGAAGGTCGAGCTGCTGCCAAACTCAACCACCCTAATATTGTCGGGGCTTATGACGTTGGTCACGCTGGAGAGCATCATTATTTCGTAATGGAATATGTTGATGGCATGACCGTCTATGAGGAGTTTGCCTCAAAGAAACGTCTCGATGAAGCAACGACAATCCGATATATCAAACAAGTCGCTCTGGCTTTACAGCACGCACACGATCAAGGCTTTATTCACAGGGATATTAAGCCAAAGAATATTATGCTCTCATCCAATGGCACCGTGAAACTTGCTGATCTGGGCTTGGCTCGTGCATTGACCGATCTAGAAACGGCCAAAGCTGAGGCGGGGCGCGCCTATGGCACGCCTTACTACATCAGCCCTGAGCAGATTCGCGGAGATCTCAACCTCACGCCAGCCACTGACATCTATGGGTTGGGCGCGACCACCTTCCATATGCTCACAGGACAGGTACCTTTTCAAGGGAAAAATCCATCTGCCGTCATGCACCGACATCTCAAGGATGATCTTGTTCCACCAGATCATCTGAATCCCGCCATCAGCCCCGGCATGGCTCAGATCATCGAGATGATGATGGAAAAGCAGCCCGGCAATCGATATCAGACCGCGGAAGATCTTTTGACTGATCTCGAACTTGTTGGCAATGGGCAACCACCACACTTTGCCCGACATGCCTTAGATCTAGCGAGTGCTGGCAAAGCAGAATCACAGGTTGCTCCGGGGCCGCCAACCGCGCCTCAGATCAACACATCAACAGGCTCTTCATTGAGTAACCTCACCATCGGCTTCATCATCGTGACGGTCGCCCTGGTGCTGAGTCTGCTGGTAAACGCGTTTCTGTTTCTAAGTTCACCCTAGACCATCGCTCCGAGGGGCCCACGCGAGAACCTCTACCTCAACTGGGGCGCCCAGCGGCAAGCTTGATGCACCCGTGGCAGCCCGAGCGTGGCGCCCAGCTTCACCAAAAACATCCATGAACAGCTCGCTTGCACCATTTGCGACGACTGATTGCTCTGTAAAATCATTGGCACAAGCAACAAACACGCCAATCCGAACGATCTGCTTTACCCGACTCAGGTCTCCTTCGACCATGTCAGCAAGCACCGCAATGGCATTAAGGGCACATTGCCGAGCTGCCGCCTTGGCCTGATCAATACTGACCTGCCCGGGAACAGAGCCAGTCCAGCCCAAGGCCCCATTGAGCATGGGCACTTGACCGCTGACAAAGATGAGATCATTGGCCCACATGGCCGGCAAATACGCTGCAACAGGCCTGGGGGCCTCTGGAAGCACGATTCCCATTGCCTTGAGCTGCTTATGAGCCTGGTGTGACATATATGAACTCTCCTAATTTTTGATCTATAAATCGTGTATTAGTTGCGGCCATTACTTGACCTGATCGTAAGGACTAGTAGGCTAAAGGAAGAGATCAGAGACATCGAGCTCTGATTTTGACTAAATGTTGCCTGTCGCAGCCAAGCTGAGGCAGGCAAAGACAATCTGGGACGAATGTTCGCGGCACGACAGTAATATCCCAAAAACGTTTTCATCTGCCACTTTTCACTGGCTTCAATCAAATATATACCGCCGCGACACGTCGACATTTCGAACTGAGCACGCGGTGATGATGCTCTTGCAATTTGATCTACGCGCCGTTGGTATTTTTAAAAAATACCGACCACTTATGGTGCCAATATCAGTGCTAGAGGAT is a window from the Phycisphaerales bacterium genome containing:
- a CDS encoding RidA family protein, with protein sequence MSHQAHKQLKAMGIVLPEAPRPVAAYLPAMWANDLIFVSGQVPMLNGALGWTGSVPGQVSIDQAKAAARQCALNAIAVLADMVEGDLSRVKQIVRIGVFVACANDFTEQSVVANGASELFMDVFGEAGRHARAATGASSLPLGAPVEVEVLAWAPRSDGLG
- a CDS encoding serine/threonine-protein kinase — translated: MAQDQPKNRASSHSGDLGQDPSEPLSLADSDTGKPHAPQPPSPVPTPRPVIASPEGATTTGGFETLMGKLVISSGLATPEEVEQCNEVLKTRTDQIGARTLADLLVERSYVTDHQLSRLRDDFEAKKSGQRIPGYRIQRKLGSGAMATVFLAHQLSLDRPVAIKVLPKKFSDNVKFIERFYKEGRAAAKLNHPNIVGAYDVGHAGEHHYFVMEYVDGMTVYEEFASKKRLDEATTIRYIKQVALALQHAHDQGFIHRDIKPKNIMLSSNGTVKLADLGLARALTDLETAKAEAGRAYGTPYYISPEQIRGDLNLTPATDIYGLGATTFHMLTGQVPFQGKNPSAVMHRHLKDDLVPPDHLNPAISPGMAQIIEMMMEKQPGNRYQTAEDLLTDLELVGNGQPPHFARHALDLASAGKAESQVAPGPPTAPQINTSTGSSLSNLTIGFIIVTVALVLSLLVNAFLFLSSP
- a CDS encoding Maf family protein, producing the protein MKLVLASRSPRRQMLLRQAGFEPSIAPSPIDEGLLSQGHVVAADWVISLAYIKAWSTMYQISGQRDAIVLGADTLCLIDGSCLGQPKTRDEAYGMIDLLQGRSHETLTGVCLLGAEQFKRCLFVDRTRVNLGRLNAHAIRQYIESDDWQGKAGGYNLADRLEAGWSIEVDGDPTTVMGLPMQTLTPLLGRIGITS
- a CDS encoding glycosyltransferase family 9 protein yields the protein MLSSLDPARILIVRPSALGDVCRSVPVAASLKKRWPSAHIDWLVQDGFEDAVNAHPAVDGCVRFERKQLARWWYHPPTTARLGRFLKSLNKAHYDLVVDCQGLSRSGFFTWVTRASVRVGSRQAREAAWLGYNRRAETGHCVHTVDRMLAILETINVPAIKDMQLYISDKNAAWWNIYRKEIGIGDDPYVVLAPTSRWASKRWPTQKWSLLAAALLSEKDICRKQHVVIIGAPGEQSQIVGVRHGNEGELRLHDCCGSFSVGQTMAVIESSQLVVANDSAPLHMAVGLNTPIVALFGPTDPEKVGPYGRSDAVLQHVNGDELENVNYRSTQPGSLWMDRIELDEVVEASLHAVSKGVAPRATEEQAS